Proteins encoded together in one Miscanthus floridulus cultivar M001 chromosome 16, ASM1932011v1, whole genome shotgun sequence window:
- the LOC136511964 gene encoding uncharacterized protein, translated as MAAAAVASSYTPRPLRLAQRGALAPHHVSAPPPSTRSRRPRLAVSASAGVEAETSGSGRFYFNFTGFPFPLGPFLNRRTIRTEAVKGSIWLFEQEQALGFSSVSTNIRMTVIKLKSGGLWVHAPIAPTKECIQLLKELDAPVEHIVLPTFAYEHKIFVGPFSRKFPKAQIWVAPRQWSWPINLPLEFFGIFRAKPLKDEDDATPWAAEIEQKVLSSPEVGIGPYVEVAFYHKPSRTLLVTDAVIFVPQQPPECISKESLLASAKNGLAVKLLSKGKEVPDEPVVDNKLNRQKGWERMVLQILFLGPSNLLEPNASFAQMSQKLIVSPIVKTLVFSKVPEKVRDWVDRIAADWRFRRIIPCHFAAPINASRSDFLAAFAFLDEFLPERTARAPGLSLLFASFMGKAASYFPPDDMKTLSSLDEFLVSVGAVKKTVSGRKR; from the exons ATGGCAGCAGCAGCCGTTGCCTCCAGTTACACCCCGCGGCCGCTCCGCTTGGCGCAGCGCGGGGCGCTCGCGCCCCACCACGTCAGCGCTCCGCCGCCCTCAACCCGTTCCCGCAGGCCGCGGCTCGCCGTCTCGGCCTCGGCCGGGGTGGAGGCGGAGACCAGCGGGTCCGGGCGGTTCTACTTCAACTTCACCGGGTTCCCCTTCCCGCTCGGCCCGTTCCTCAACCGCCGCACCATCCGCACCGAG GCGGTGAAGGGCAGCATATGGCTGTTCGAGCAGGAGCAGGCGCTGGGCTTCAGCAGCGTCTCCACCAACATCCGCATGACCGTCATCAAGCTCAAGTCCGGCGGGCTCTGGGTGCACGCGCCCATCGCGCCCACCAAGGAGTGCATCCAG CTGCTCAAGGAGCTGGACGCGCCGGTGGAGCACATCGTGCTGCCGACCTTCGCGTACGAGCACAAAATCTTCGTCGGGCCCTTCTCCCGGAAGTTCCCCAAGGCTCAGATATGGGTGGCGCCCAGGCAGTGGAGCTGGCCAATCAACCTGCCGCTCGAGTTCTTCGGGATCTTCCGGGCCAAGCCTCTCAAAGATGAGGATGACGCCACGCCCTGGGCCGCCGAAATCGAGCAGAAGGTGCTCAGCTCACCGGAAGTTG GGATTGGGCCATATGTGGAGGTGGCGTTCTACCATAAGCCTTCAAGGACACTACTGGTGACCGATGCTGTCATCTTTGTTCCTCAACAGCCACCGGAGTGTATCAGCAAAGAATCTCTGTTGGCATCTGCAAAGAATGGACTGGCAGTGAAGCTATTGAGCAAAGGGAAGGAGGTTCCCGACGAACCAGTTGTTGACAATAAGCTAAACCGTCAGAAAG GGTGGGAGAGAATGGTGCTTCAAATACTATTTCTTGGTCCGTCAAATCTGCTTGAGCCAAATGCAAGTTTTGCTCAAATGTCGCAAAAATTGATTGTCTCACCAATTGTCAAGACACTTGTTTTCAGCAAAGTTCCGGAGAAG GTGAGGGACTGGGTTGACAGGATTGCGGCGGACTGGCGATTCCGACGGATAATCCCTTGCCACTTTGCAGCCCCGATCAACGCGAGCCGGTCAGACTTTCTGGCCGCCTTTGCCTTCCTCGACGAGTTCCTCCCCGAGCGCACTGCCAGGGCGCCCGGTCTCTCACTGCTCTTCGCCTCCTTCATGGGGAAGGCAGCTAGCTACTTCCCTCCGGACGACATGAAGACACTCTCGTCTCTGGACGAGTTCTTGGTCTCTGTTGGCGCTGTCAAGAAAACCGTCTCTGGGAGGAAGAGGTGA